Genomic segment of Chromatiales bacterium:
GACATCCAAACATTCCCGCGCCACTGCTGCATCGCAAAGTAGAAGAATGCGATGTTGATGGTGGCGTAGGCGCCGAAAAATGCCAGGTGACCATGCGAGGCCGACCACTGCGTGCCGTGGGTGTACAGGTTGATCTGCGGCAGCGTGTGCATGAAGCCCCAGACCCCCGCGCCAAAGAAATTACCGAACGCGTGGGCGATGAGCCAGGCGAGCGCCGGATGGTTCGCATTCCTGAACTTGTGCACGCCCGAGTCGTAGACCGCATGCACGACCATCGCGACCAGCGGTATCGGTTCCAGCGCGGAGAAGAACCCGCCGATGCTGAACCAGTATTCCGGCGTGCCGATCCAGAAGTAGTGATGTCCGAGCCCGAGGATGCCCGAACCGAACATCAGCGCGACTTCGATGTACAGCCAGGTCTGGACGATGCGCCGACGCGCGCCCAGCGTCTTCATCAGTCCCCAGGCCATGATGCAGCCGACCAGCACCTCCCAGGTCGCCTCCACCCAGAGGTGGATGACCCACCACCACCAGTACTGATCGATGGAGATGTTCGGCGTGTAGAACATGCCGGCCAGATACAGGCCGGCCAGGGCGACCAGGTCCAGCGTCAGCACGCCGGAGATGCCGCTGAATCGCCCCTTCATGAACGTTCCGGCCACGTTATAGAAGAAGACGAGCATGACGACCACGATGCCGATGTCGGCCCAGCGCGGCGCCTCGATGTATTCGCGTCCCTCGTTGATCAGCCACAGGGTCTGGTCGGTCCCAGGTCCCCATTGCACGAACAGATACACGAGCACGACCACGGTCACCGCAAGGGTCAGCACCCAGAACGCCAGGTTGCCGAGCGTGAGTCCCGCGACGTCGGTGCCGCTTTCGTCCTCAATGAACCAGTACACGCAGCCCATGAAGCCGTAGAGCATCCATACCACCATGGCGTTGATGTGCACCATGCGGTTGACGTTGAAATCCAGAACGCCGTAGAACAGCTCCGGCCTCAGATACTGCAAGCCGGCCAGCAGCCCGAATACGAGCTGCGCACCAAACAGGACGATCGCGACCGTGAAGTATTTGATCGCGAGCCGTTGCCCGCCGTTGAGATTCGCGCTGTCGAGTGTGCCGACGCTCATGACTCACCCCCTTGCGCAATCGGTTTGAAGTTGTACGGAAAACCATTGGTGTCGATCGCCGACATCCACTTGAGAAACGCCACGATGGCCCGCGCCTCGTCCTCGGTGATCTGCATGTTCGGCATGCGGCGTCCCGAGCCGAAGGTGCGGGCATTGGTGTCGGGATTCATCAGAAACGCGATCATCAACTGTTCGCGCGCCGCCTCCGCGCCCCAGGCCGGGTCGAGCCATGCCTTGCTGAGATCGGGCGCGTAATACGCGCCGTTGCCGAGCAGCGTATGGCAGTTCATGCAGTTGCGGCCCTGGATGATCTTCTTGCCGTAGCTGACGAGGGTTTGTGCCTCGTCCTCGCCGAGTTTCTTGCCGAACAACGGCGCGTCGGCCCCGATGACCGGAACCTGAAAATTGCGTTCGGCATCAAAGCGGTAATCGATGCGCTGGTTGATCACGCTGTAGGCCGGAACCCGCTCGCTGCCGGCCTGAATCTTCGCGAGCGTGTCGTAGGTCAATACGATCAGGATCACCGCCATCAGCGCGGTGACCCAGATCGCGATTTTTTTCCAGAAGCCTTCGCCGGCCCACCACGGGGTGTCGCTCATGGGGAACTCCTCATCAGGTGTTCGTGTTCTGCGTCGTCGTTTCCATCGGCTGCATGCCGGTGCGTGCCTTCGCACAAATGCCATATGCCATGCGGCGCGAGCAGATAGCCGATCAGCATCACGCTTACGACCGCGGCCCAGAATCCGGACAGGTGCATCGTCCAGCCGATGACGGCGACGGCGCCGACCAGCCCCGCATAGCTGAGATAGGCGAACGGCATCAGGCGTGGTACGCGATGCACACGCGCGTATGCGAACAGCAATGCATACAAAGCGCCCATGACGATCACCATGGCGCTGGCGAAGAATGTGATGACAAAGTTTTCCAGCGCGACCGGCTCGATCACGGGCTGGCGCCTCCTCCAGTACAGACTTTGTTCGAGAGCCTCTGACGTGCCCCTGGAGGGAAAGCCTAGGTGCGCCCCGGTGGCGCATCCTTGATTCGCATCAAGACCACCGTGGTGGGATTGATCCAAGTCAGGCCGAGACCGAATGCATCGGCTCCCGGGCGGTTGGACCGGAACTAGCGAACACTCACACGGGGAGGGTCGCGGGCGTCACGGGCGATGTGGACGTGCGTGGTGACTGGCGTTGCAGTCGCACCGCGTTTGCGATGACGACCAGCGAAGAGAGCGACATGCCCAGCGCCGCCAGCCAGGGGCTAACCAGTCCAGCCGCGGCAGCCGGCAGCATCAGCAGGTTGTAGCCCAGCGCCCAGGCTAGGTTCTGACGAATCACGCGTTCGGCGCGCCGGGCGATCCCGATGCTCTCTGACAGACTTTCGAGCCCGAGTCCCATCTGGATCGCATCCGCCGAGACTGCGGCCAGCTGCGTGCCGCTGCCCATGGCGATGGAACCATGGGCACGTGCCAGTGCCGGCGCATCGTTCACCCCGTCGCCGACCATGATCGTGACGGCGCCGGCCCGGGTCAGGCGGTCGACGTGTTCGAGCTTGGCCTGCGGCGTCAGCCCGCCGTACACCTCGTCGATGCCCAGCGCCGCGCCGAGCGCCTCGGCGACCGCCGGAGCGTCCCCGCTGAGCATGACCGTGCGCAGGCGGTGCGCGCGCAGCGCGTCGATCAGCGCCGTGGCGCCGGGGCGCGGGGCGTCGTCGAAGCGAAATCGCGCCACGACGCCGTTGCCGTCGGCAAGGATCGCCTCGGTATGGCCGCCGTCGGCGTTCGATGGAACACCGCCACCAAGCCCCTGTGCATCCAGCCACGTCGCCGCGCCGAGCCAGTAGCGCACACCGTCCACCTGCCCCGAGATTCCGGCGCCCGGCTGGTTGTGCCGCTCAGTCACGGCGAGCGCCGCCCCTTGTCCGGCAGCCTCAACGATCGCCCGGGCCAGCGGGTGTTCGGAACCGCGTTCCAGCGCCGCGGCGATCGCCGTTGCGCGTGCGCAGTCAACCCCGGCCCGCGGCACGTCGACATCGATGAGTCGCGGCCGCCCGCGGGTGAGCGTGCCGGTCTTGTCGAAGACGATCGTGTCGGCGCGGGCCAGGGTCTCCAGCAGGCTCGGGTTCTTGACCAGAAAGCCGGCCGTCGTCAGGCGTCCGATCGCCGCCGTGACGGCCGCCGGCGTGGCCAGCGACAGCGCGCAGGGACAGGCGACGACCAGAACGGAAACGGTGACGGCCAGCCAGCGTTCCGGATCGATCCTGAGCCATACGAACGCGACCACCGCGGCCACGGCCACCAGCCCGAACACAAACCAGCCGGCGATCCGGTCCGCCAGCAGGGCCACCGCGGGGCGTGCATTCTGCGCCTGTTCGAGCATGCGCTGGATGCCGGCCAGAACCGTTTCGTGCCCGGCCCGCTCGACACCGATGACCAGCGGCTGATCGACGTTGACGCTGCCGGCCACGACCGGGTCGCCGGGCCGCTTGGCCACCGGGCGCGACTCGCCGGTCAGCAGAGATTCGTCGACGGCCGAGGCCCCTTCGATCACCCGCCCGTCCGCCGGCAGGGTCGCCCCGGGGCGAATCCGCACGCGGTCGCCCGGCGCGAGTCGCCCCGCGGCCACGTCGGATTCCGTGCCATCGGCGGCGATCCGGGTGGCGATCATCGGCCGTGCGTACAGCAACCCCTCCCCGGCCTCGATCGAGCGCTTGCGCGCGGCGAGTTCCAGGTAGCGGGCGCCCAGCAGAAAGAACGTGAACATTGCGACGGAGTCGAAATAGACCGCGCCCTCGCCGCGCCAGGTGTGCCAGACGCTGGCGGTAAACGCGAGCGCAATGCCCAACGCCACGGGAACATCCATGCCCGCGCGTGCATTGCGCAGGTCCGTGATCGCGCGTTCGAAGAACGGCCGTGCCGAGATCAGCAGCACCGGCAGGGTCAGCAGCAGACTGATCCAGGTCATCAGGCCGCGCAGGCCGGGGTCGATGCCCCAGAAATCGCCGCCATACAGACCGATTGCCAGCATCATCACCTGCATGCCGAACACACCGGCCACACCGAGGCGGCGCAGCTGGGCGCGGCGCTCGTTTTCCAACAGCGCCTGCTGGTGTTCGGGATCGTAGGGATGGGCGCGATAGCCGATGCGCTCGATTGCGGCGAGGATCTCGCTCAGGCGAATGCGCGTGGGGTCCCAGCGCACCCGCGCGCGATGGGTCGCGTAGTTCACGCTGACGGCGGTCACGCCCGGCAGGGCCATGACGTGCCGTTCGTTCAGCCACACGCAGGCCGCGCAGGTGATGCCTTCCAGGATCAGTGCCGCCTCCCGCTCGCCCGCGCCCGGGGCGCTTACGAAGCTGCGCTGTACCTCGGCATCGTCGTAGGCCAGCAGCTCGCGCAGGTGTTCGGGAACGATCTCGGCGGCGGTCGCCGCCGGGCCGCTCCGGCGCCGGTAGTAATCGCTCATGCCGGCATCGACGATCGCGCGCGCCACCGCCTGGCAGCCGGCGCAGCACATCGGCTGCGCGACGCCGGCGATGGTCGCGGTCAGGTCGAGGCCCGCCGGAACCGGCTCGCCGCAGTGATAACAGGTCGATGGCGTGGCCATACTCTCAATACATCCGAATATTACCAATCGTTAATTGACACAGGTCAATTTCAATCTGTTATGTTGACTGTATCTTTGCGCCAGATTAACCGCGCGCAACAACGCAACGCATCAGAATTGGGGGGTACATGGTCCTAAACCACGTTCTGGGTCTGTTTACAAATCCCCGCGCCGAATGGCAGCGCATTCGTGACACCGAATGCACCGTCAGCCAGTGCATCATGGGACACGTGCTGATCCTCGCGGCCATTCCGCCGATCGCCGGATATATCGGCACCACGCAGGTCGGCTGGACGATCGGCGCCGGCGACCCGGTCAAGCTCTCCAACACCAGCGCCGGCATGATCGCGATCGCGTATTTCCTCGCGATGGTCATCGGCGTGATGGTCATGGGACGCATGATCGCCTGGATGGCCGAGACCTACGACGTTAAGGTTGGCTTCAATCGCGCCCTCGCGCTGGCCGCCTACACGGCCACCCCGATCTTCCTGGTCGGCATCTTCCAGCTCTACCCCGCACTGTGGCTCAACTTCCTGGTCGGGCTGCCGGCGCTCGCCTACGTCGTGTTCCTGCTCTACATGGGCGTGCCGGTGATGATGGAGATTCCGGCGGAACGCGGGTTTCTGATGTCCAGCGCGATTCTCGCCGTGGGCTTGGTCGGCCTGGTGTCGTTGCTGGCCGCCACCGCGATCCTCTGGGGTCTCGGCTTCGCTCCCGCGTTTACGAACTGAGCCGTCCGGACCGCCGCCGCAACACACGGCGGGACGGTCCGGGTGACGACAGCCTTTCTGGTCTTTATGAACGTTAAGCTCCGAGGTACGGCATGGCCGAAGCAATGACATATAACGACAAAGTCGTGCGCCAGTTCGCGATCATGACGCTGGTGTGGGGCATCGTCGGCATGGCGGTCGGCGTCTTCATCGCGGCCCAGATGGTCTGGCCGGCGTTGAACTTCGATCTTCCGTGGTTCAGTTTCGGACGCCTGCGTCCCCTGCACACAAACGCCGTCATTTTTGCGTTTGGCGGGTCGGCGCTGTTCGCGACGTCCTACTACATCGTGCAGCGCACCTGCCATGTCCCGCTCTTCGCGGGCGGGCTCGCGGCGTTCACGTTCTGGGGCTGGCAGCTCATCATCGTGCTCGCGGCTGTCTCGCTGCCGCTCGGAATCACGACTTCCAAGGAATACGCCGAGCTGGAATGGCCGATCGACCTGCTGATCACAATCGTCTGGGTGTCCTATGCGATTGTCTTTTTCGGCACGATTGCGAAGCGCCGCGTCGAGCACATCTACGTCGCGAATTGGTTCTTCGGCGGATTCATCGTCGTCGTGGCCATGCTGCATGTCGTCAACAGCGCTGCGATCCCGGTCAACTGGCTGAAATCGTATTCGGTCTATGCCGGGGTCCAGGACGCCATGGTGCAGTGGTGGTACGGCCATAACGCGGTGGGCTTCTTCCTGACCGCCGGCTTCCTCGGCATGATGTATTACCTGATTCCCAAGCAGGCCGATCGCCCGGTGTATTCGTATCGCCTGTCGGTCGTGCACTTCTGGGCGCTGGTATTCACCTACATCTGGGCCGGCCCGCATCATCTGCTGTACACCGCGCTGCCGAACTGGGCGCAGTCGCTGGGCATGGTGATGTCGCTGGTGCTGCTCGCACCAAGCTGGGGCGGCATGATCAACGGCATCATGACCCTGTCCGGCGCATGGGAAAAACTGCGCAAGGACCCGATCCTGAAGTTCCTGATCGTGTCGGTTTCCTTCTACGGCATGGCGACGTTCGAGGGCCCGATGATGTCCATCAAGACGGTCAACTCGCTGTCGCACTACACCGACTGGACGATCGGGCACGTACATGCCGGCGCACTGGGCTGGAACGGGTTTATCTCGATTGGCGCCCTGTACTACCTGATTCCAAAGCTGTTCAACAAGCCTTTGTACTCGATGAAACTCGTCGAGACGCACTTCTGGATCGGCACCATCGGCATCGTGCTGTACATCTCGGCGATGTGGATTTCCGGGATCATGCAGGGCCTGATGTGGCGCGCCGTGAACGAGGACGGCACACTGACCTACAGCTTCGTGGAAAGCGTCCAGGCCATGCACCCGTTCTATCTGATCCGGTTTGTGGGCGGCGCGATCTTCGTCATCGGCCTGCTGCTGATGGCCTACAACGTCGTGAAGACGATTCGCGGTTCGAAACCCGTGCCGGTCGCCGTCCCGGCTCCGGCGCACTGAGGGGCGGTCCATGGGCATTCAAGCAAAAGTTGAAAAGAACACGGGCCTGCTCCTGATCCTGTCGCTGCTGGTCGCAGCGGTCGGTGGCGTGGTCCAGATCGTTCCGCTGTTTTTCCAGCACTCGACGACGGAGCCTGTTGAGGGACTGAAACCCTACTCGGCTCTGCAACTGACCGGCCGCGACATCTATATCCGCGAGGGCTGCTACACCTGTCATTCGCAGATGATCCGGCCGTTCCGGGCGGAGACCGAACGCTACGGGCATTACTCGGTCGCCGGCGAGTTTGTCTATGACCGTCCGTTCCAGTGGGGCTCCAAGCGCACGGGTCCGGATCTGCACCGGGTCGGTGGTCGCTACTCAGACGACTGGCATCGGGTTCACATGATCAACCCGCGGGACGTTGTTCCGGAGTCGGTCATGCCGGGCTACCCGTGGCTGGAAACCACGCCGGCAGACGACGGCAGCATCCAGGACAAGATGCGCACGCTGAACCTGTTGGGTCACGGCTATACCGACGCCGAGATCGCCGCTGCCCCCGGTGACCTGGAAGGCAAGACCGAGATGGACGCGATGATCGCGTACCTGCAGGGTCTGGGCACCGCGGTGAAGACGCGTCGCTGAAGCGGCCCGCCCAATGTTCGAACAGTTTCACAGCGTGTGGACCGTGGTGATGCTCATCACGTTCATCGGAATCGTGTTCTGGGCGTTCAGTCGCCGACGCAAGCAGGATTTCGACAAGGCCGCGCGAATTCCGTTCGAAGACGACTGACTTTAACGGCCCGACTGCACCCTTGATCAGGGGAGAATTTCCGTGTCTGACTTTACAAGCGATTTCTGGAACTGGTTCATCGCCGGCGTCACCATCGTTTCCTTCATCTGGCTGATCTACCTGCTCATTTCGCAGTCGAAGGTCAAGGGGCCGAAAGGCGGTGGCCAGGCTGAGGATATGGGCCACGTCTGGGACGAGGATCTGCGCGAACTGAACACGCCGCTGCCGAAATGGTGGCTGAACATGTTCTACATCACGATCGTGTTCGGCGTGGTGTACCTCGTGCTGTATCCGGGGCTCGGCACCTTCGCCGGTGTGCTCGGCTGGACGCAGGAATCGCAGTATCAGGAAGAACTGGCCGACGCGAAGGCCGAATTCGGCCCGGTGTTCGAGCGCTTCACCAAAACCCCGCTCGGCCAGCTTGCAAAAGACCCCGCCGCGCAGAAGGCCGGCGCGCGCCTGTACGCCTCGTATTGCGCGGTCTGCCACGGTTCTGACGCGCGCGGTGCAACGGGATTCCCGAACCTGCGCGATGCCGACTGGCTGTATGGCAGCGACGGCGAGGCGATCCGGACCAGCATCGGCGCGGGCCGCGACGGCGTCATGCCCGCCTGGGAAGGCGCGCTTGGCGGCGCCGAAGGCGTTGATCAGGTGACGGCTTATCTGCTGACCCTTTCCGGCCGCAAGCCGCAGGGCGAACTGGCCAATGCGGACGTCACGCAGGGTCAGATGAAATACGGCATGTTCTGCGCGGGCTGTCACCTGCCCGACGGCTCGGGCAACGCCGCACTGGGCGCGCCGAACCTGGCCGACGACGTGTGGCTGTATGGTGGTTCGGTCCGGGCGATTCGTGAATCGATCGCCAAGGGACGCGCCGGACGCATGCCGGCGCACAACGAGTTTCTCGGTACCGACAAGGTCCACGTCCTGAGCGCGTACGTTCTGTCGCTGTCGCAGAAGTGATGGACCGCTCGGTTCCCGTCCGTTGTGGCGGAACGCCGGCCCTCACCACACAGCTGGTTGCCGCCGTGCTCTGGCCATCGTTTCTGGTGGCCGGCGCGGCGACCGGGCTGTTTTTCACGCTGTTCGATCCGCAGATCATGTTCGCGGATTACGACATCTCGCGCCTCGGAGCTTATAGCCTGGGATTTTTCGCGTTCTGGCTGATCGCGGCCCTCTCCTGCGCCGGTGCGATCTATTTCGCCCGACCCTGCCCGGGTCCGCAGCGGCGCGGTCGCTGAGCCAATCGCCGGTCGCCGGTGGCCGTCGGCGAGCGCCGACGGCAGGCCTTCGCATCTCACCATGCGGTCGCAATCCGACAGTGCTACTGTCTGGCCCTGAAATGCGTTCGTTTGCCGTACGATCGTAGCCGATCGGTACTGGCCCGCCCGGCACTAGTGTCCTGAACGAATCTGAAGAGTCCGGCACGATGACTGACCAAGCCAACGCCCAGGTGCTCGACGCCGAGGTCGAGCAGGCCCTCTACGCCAAGCGCGAAAAGATCTACCCGCGACAGGTCAGCGGACTGTTCGCGCGCCTGCGGGCACTGGCGGTGATTGCGCTGCTGGGCGGTTATTACTTCGTGCCCTGGCTGCAATGGGGCGGCCGTCAGGCCGTGCTGTTCGATCTGCCCGCGCGCAAGTTCTACATCCTCGGTGTGGTGATCTGGCCGCAGGACCTGATCTACCTCACGGCGATGCTGATCATCTCCGCCCTGTCGCTGTTCTTTTTCACCGCGCTCGCCGGGCGCCTGTGGTGCGGCTATGCCTGTCCGCAGACGGTCTGGACCGAGGCGTTCATGTGGATCGAGCGCAAGATCGAGGGCGATCGTGCGAAGCGCATGAAGCTCGACAAGCAGCCCTGGTCATGGAAGAAGCTGTCGATCAAGTCGTCGAAACACGCCGCCTGGCTGGCCTTCGCACTTTGGACCGGCTTCACGTTCGTGGGCTACTTCACGCCGATCCGCGACCTGGCCGACCGCCTGTTTCCGTATGCCTGGGGTGGCTGGGAGACGTTCTGGGTGCTGTTCTACTCGTTTGCGACCTATGGCAACGCCGGCTGGCTGCGCGAGCAGGTCTGTATCTACATGTGCCCATATGCGCGCTTTCAGAGCGCGATGATCGACAAGGACACGCTGATCGTCTCCTACGATGTCGAACGCGGCGAACCACGCGGCGCACGGCGACGCACCGCCGACCTCAAGCAGGCGAAGCTCGGCCACTGCATTGACTGTTCCATCTGCGTGCAGGTGTGCCCGACCGGAATCGACATCCGCGACGGCCTCCAGTACCAGTGCATCGGCTGCGCGGCCTGCATCGACGCCTGCGACGAGGTCATGGACAAGATGGGCTATCCGCGTGGTCTCGTGCGCTACACGACCGAGCACGCGCTGGAAGGAAACCCGACCAAGATCCTGCGCCTGCGCGTGCTGATCTATGCGGGCATCCTGTTTGCGCTGACCGTCGCCGTGGGCTGGTCGCTGTTCGTGCGCGATACGACGGCACTCGACGTGATCCGCGATCGCAACTCGCTGTTTCGCGAAACCATGGATGGTCTCATCGAGAACGTCTACACCCTGAAGCTCATCAACAAGGACGCGCACGCCCACACCTACCGGGTCAGTGTGCACGGCCTGCCGAACCTGGTGATGAAGACCGATCACGAGACCTCGGAGGTCGCCGCGGGCGAAGTCGTGGAATATCCTGTGCGGGTACAGGTTGAACCCAATGCACTCAACGAGCGCAGCGTGGATCTGCGCTTCGTGCTGAGCGCGGATGACGATCCTTCCATCCAGATCGTCGAGGAAGCACGTTTCGTCGGGCCACGGCCGGGCGAGTGGTGATGTCGGTGGCTGCTGCAACCATGCCCCGATCCTCGACGCCCTGGTACCGGCAGCCGCTGGTCTGGCTCGTCGTCGGTATTCCGGCTGCGTCCGTCGTGTTCGGTATCGCGATGCTGATCGTGTCGATCCGAACCTTCGACGCCCCCGTGGTTGACGACTATTACAAGCGTGGCAAGGAAATCAATCGCCAGCACGCGCGCGATGCACGCGCCGCCGCGCTGGGCATCGCCGGCGATCTCGCAGCGGAAAATCGCGTGCTGCGGGTTCGGCTGACCGCGGCAGATATGGACGCCCTGCCCCGCTCGGCGCAGATCACGCTCTGGCATTCCACGCGCAGTGAGCACGATCATGTACTGATCGTCCCGGCAATCGGTGGCGGCCAATATGAGACACCCCTGCCCGAATTGATTCCGGGTGTTTGGAACGTCGAACTCGCCACGGCCGACTGGCGAATCACCGGGCGCTGGCAACCCGCGAGCGACGCGGCCATCGAACTGAAGCCGTTCGCCGGGGGCTGAATGGATCCGGTCGCGCTGACCACAGTCGCGCTGTGGCCGGCGTTTCTGGCGGGCCTGCTCGGTTCCGTGCACTGCCTGGGCATGTGCGGCGGGATTGTCGGTGCATTCACCCTTGGGCTGCCTGCCGGCATTCGCCAATCCTATCCGCGCCTGCTGCCGTATCTGCTCGGCTACAACGCAGGGCGGCTGCTCAGCTATGTCGTGGCCGGCCTGATCGTCGGCTGGATCGGCGGACGCCTGCTCGGTGCTGTCGCCGGCGCGCAGTCGCTGCGGGTCGGCGTGACGATCTCCGGTGTGTTCCTGATCGCCCTCGGCCTGTACATCGGCGGCTGGTGGCGGGTGCTGATAGGGCTCGAACGCGTTGGCGCCGTGCTCTGGCGGCACGTGGAACCACTCGGGCGGCGCTTTCTGCCACCGCGCTCGCCAATGCAGGCCATCGTGTTGGGCATGGTCTGGGGCTG
This window contains:
- the ccoG gene encoding cytochrome c oxidase accessory protein CcoG — encoded protein: MTDQANAQVLDAEVEQALYAKREKIYPRQVSGLFARLRALAVIALLGGYYFVPWLQWGGRQAVLFDLPARKFYILGVVIWPQDLIYLTAMLIISALSLFFFTALAGRLWCGYACPQTVWTEAFMWIERKIEGDRAKRMKLDKQPWSWKKLSIKSSKHAAWLAFALWTGFTFVGYFTPIRDLADRLFPYAWGGWETFWVLFYSFATYGNAGWLREQVCIYMCPYARFQSAMIDKDTLIVSYDVERGEPRGARRRTADLKQAKLGHCIDCSICVQVCPTGIDIRDGLQYQCIGCAACIDACDEVMDKMGYPRGLVRYTTEHALEGNPTKILRLRVLIYAGILFALTVAVGWSLFVRDTTALDVIRDRNSLFRETMDGLIENVYTLKLINKDAHAHTYRVSVHGLPNLVMKTDHETSEVAAGEVVEYPVRVQVEPNALNERSVDLRFVLSADDDPSIQIVEEARFVGPRPGEW
- a CDS encoding cytochrome c; the protein is MSDTPWWAGEGFWKKIAIWVTALMAVILIVLTYDTLAKIQAGSERVPAYSVINQRIDYRFDAERNFQVPVIGADAPLFGKKLGEDEAQTLVSYGKKIIQGRNCMNCHTLLGNGAYYAPDLSKAWLDPAWGAEAAREQLMIAFLMNPDTNARTFGSGRRMPNMQITEDEARAIVAFLKWMSAIDTNGFPYNFKPIAQGGES
- a CDS encoding YIP1 family protein, with the translated sequence MVLNHVLGLFTNPRAEWQRIRDTECTVSQCIMGHVLILAAIPPIAGYIGTTQVGWTIGAGDPVKLSNTSAGMIAIAYFLAMVIGVMVMGRMIAWMAETYDVKVGFNRALALAAYTATPIFLVGIFQLYPALWLNFLVGLPALAYVVFLLYMGVPVMMEIPAERGFLMSSAILAVGLVGLVSLLAATAILWGLGFAPAFTN
- the ccoO gene encoding cytochrome-c oxidase, cbb3-type subunit II, with the translated sequence MGIQAKVEKNTGLLLILSLLVAAVGGVVQIVPLFFQHSTTEPVEGLKPYSALQLTGRDIYIREGCYTCHSQMIRPFRAETERYGHYSVAGEFVYDRPFQWGSKRTGPDLHRVGGRYSDDWHRVHMINPRDVVPESVMPGYPWLETTPADDGSIQDKMRTLNLLGHGYTDAEIAAAPGDLEGKTEMDAMIAYLQGLGTAVKTRR
- the cadA gene encoding cadmium-translocating P-type ATPase, whose translation is MATPSTCYHCGEPVPAGLDLTATIAGVAQPMCCAGCQAVARAIVDAGMSDYYRRRSGPAATAAEIVPEHLRELLAYDDAEVQRSFVSAPGAGEREAALILEGITCAACVWLNERHVMALPGVTAVSVNYATHRARVRWDPTRIRLSEILAAIERIGYRAHPYDPEHQQALLENERRAQLRRLGVAGVFGMQVMMLAIGLYGGDFWGIDPGLRGLMTWISLLLTLPVLLISARPFFERAITDLRNARAGMDVPVALGIALAFTASVWHTWRGEGAVYFDSVAMFTFFLLGARYLELAARKRSIEAGEGLLYARPMIATRIAADGTESDVAAGRLAPGDRVRIRPGATLPADGRVIEGASAVDESLLTGESRPVAKRPGDPVVAGSVNVDQPLVIGVERAGHETVLAGIQRMLEQAQNARPAVALLADRIAGWFVFGLVAVAAVVAFVWLRIDPERWLAVTVSVLVVACPCALSLATPAAVTAAIGRLTTAGFLVKNPSLLETLARADTIVFDKTGTLTRGRPRLIDVDVPRAGVDCARATAIAAALERGSEHPLARAIVEAAGQGAALAVTERHNQPGAGISGQVDGVRYWLGAATWLDAQGLGGGVPSNADGGHTEAILADGNGVVARFRFDDAPRPGATALIDALRAHRLRTVMLSGDAPAVAEALGAALGIDEVYGGLTPQAKLEHVDRLTRAGAVTIMVGDGVNDAPALARAHGSIAMGSGTQLAAVSADAIQMGLGLESLSESIGIARRAERVIRQNLAWALGYNLLMLPAAAAGLVSPWLAALGMSLSSLVVIANAVRLQRQSPRTSTSPVTPATLPV
- the ccoN gene encoding cytochrome-c oxidase, cbb3-type subunit I codes for the protein MAEAMTYNDKVVRQFAIMTLVWGIVGMAVGVFIAAQMVWPALNFDLPWFSFGRLRPLHTNAVIFAFGGSALFATSYYIVQRTCHVPLFAGGLAAFTFWGWQLIIVLAAVSLPLGITTSKEYAELEWPIDLLITIVWVSYAIVFFGTIAKRRVEHIYVANWFFGGFIVVVAMLHVVNSAAIPVNWLKSYSVYAGVQDAMVQWWYGHNAVGFFLTAGFLGMMYYLIPKQADRPVYSYRLSVVHFWALVFTYIWAGPHHLLYTALPNWAQSLGMVMSLVLLAPSWGGMINGIMTLSGAWEKLRKDPILKFLIVSVSFYGMATFEGPMMSIKTVNSLSHYTDWTIGHVHAGALGWNGFISIGALYYLIPKLFNKPLYSMKLVETHFWIGTIGIVLYISAMWISGIMQGLMWRAVNEDGTLTYSFVESVQAMHPFYLIRFVGGAIFVIGLLLMAYNVVKTIRGSKPVPVAVPAPAH
- a CDS encoding cbb3-type cytochrome c oxidase subunit I, whose protein sequence is MSVGTLDSANLNGGQRLAIKYFTVAIVLFGAQLVFGLLAGLQYLRPELFYGVLDFNVNRMVHINAMVVWMLYGFMGCVYWFIEDESGTDVAGLTLGNLAFWVLTLAVTVVVLVYLFVQWGPGTDQTLWLINEGREYIEAPRWADIGIVVVMLVFFYNVAGTFMKGRFSGISGVLTLDLVALAGLYLAGMFYTPNISIDQYWWWWVIHLWVEATWEVLVGCIMAWGLMKTLGARRRIVQTWLYIEVALMFGSGILGLGHHYFWIGTPEYWFSIGGFFSALEPIPLVAMVVHAVYDSGVHKFRNANHPALAWLIAHAFGNFFGAGVWGFMHTLPQINLYTHGTQWSASHGHLAFFGAYATINIAFFYFAMQQWRGNVWMSGGLADNGWKWKWALALLNIGVIGMTVALLIAGYEQSFVERAIEGSTWAGYFAGQNHPWFTQAMWWRQIFGWVTFAGYLLLVWDLLTIGASERREARGLADAEAAAKV
- a CDS encoding FixH family protein codes for the protein MPRSSTPWYRQPLVWLVVGIPAASVVFGIAMLIVSIRTFDAPVVDDYYKRGKEINRQHARDARAAALGIAGDLAAENRVLRVRLTAADMDALPRSAQITLWHSTRSEHDHVLIVPAIGGGQYETPLPELIPGVWNVELATADWRITGRWQPASDAAIELKPFAGG
- the ccoP gene encoding cytochrome-c oxidase, cbb3-type subunit III, with the protein product MSVSDFTSDFWNWFIAGVTIVSFIWLIYLLISQSKVKGPKGGGQAEDMGHVWDEDLRELNTPLPKWWLNMFYITIVFGVVYLVLYPGLGTFAGVLGWTQESQYQEELADAKAEFGPVFERFTKTPLGQLAKDPAAQKAGARLYASYCAVCHGSDARGATGFPNLRDADWLYGSDGEAIRTSIGAGRDGVMPAWEGALGGAEGVDQVTAYLLTLSGRKPQGELANADVTQGQMKYGMFCAGCHLPDGSGNAALGAPNLADDVWLYGGSVRAIRESIAKGRAGRMPAHNEFLGTDKVHVLSAYVLSLSQK
- a CDS encoding cbb3-type cytochrome c oxidase subunit 3 encodes the protein MFEQFHSVWTVVMLITFIGIVFWAFSRRRKQDFDKAARIPFEDD
- a CDS encoding sulfite exporter TauE/SafE family protein; this encodes MDPVALTTVALWPAFLAGLLGSVHCLGMCGGIVGAFTLGLPAGIRQSYPRLLPYLLGYNAGRLLSYVVAGLIVGWIGGRLLGAVAGAQSLRVGVTISGVFLIALGLYIGGWWRVLIGLERVGAVLWRHVEPLGRRFLPPRSPMQAIVLGMVWGWLPCGLVYSTLVWTLAVPTAADGAQLMLAFGLGTLPMLLMMGVAAERLARFVRQPIVRSAAALVLIAFGVWALWQVASGAPLGCGPIGCLNPAV